In Luteipulveratus mongoliensis, the DNA window GATGCCGACGAGCGAGAGCGAACCGGCCGCGAGCGCGAAGGACGCGCAGGACAGGATCAACGGCAGCTCGTACGACACCAGCTGGGCCGCCGAGCGCATCGCACCGATGAGGGCGTACTTGTTGCCCGACGACCACCCGGCCATCAGCGTGCCGACGGTCCCGATGCCGGAGACGGCCAGCACCAGCAGCAGCGAGGCCGGCACGTCCGCGCCGACCATGTCGGGCGAGAGCGGCACCGCGGCGAGCGCCAGGAGGTACGACACCAGCGCCACCGCGGGCGCCCACCGGAAGGCGCCACGGTCGGCTGCCGCCGGGACGATGTCCTCCTTCTGAGTGAACTTCACTCCATCGGCGATGAGCTGGGCCCACCCGTGGAAACCACCGGCGTACATCGGGCCGAGGCGACCCTGCATGTGCGCCATGACCTTGTGCTCGGTCTGACCCACAAGCAACGGCAACGTCAGGAACCCGATCAGCACGATCACCGCGCGCAGCACGATCTCGAACCACCAGAGGTCGGTCATCAGCATCGACGAGCCCGACATCAGCGCGGCCCCCATGAAGGATCGGGTACGCCGGGCGGCAGCGTCTTGCGACGACCCGGCGCCTTGCGGGGCGAATCCCCTGACTCACCAGGGTCTTTCGCGCCCGGCCACGGCTTGGAGGCACGTGCGGCCAGCACGAACGACTTGCGCAGGGGCGTGCCGACGAACCCGTCCGGCAGCAGCAACGGCCGCATGCCCAGCCCGGTCCCGTCGTCGAAGTCGGTGAACTCCAGCCCGAACATCTCGTGGGTCTCACGCTCGTGCCACGCCGCACCGCGCCACATGCCCGTGACACTGGGAACGGGCGAGCCGTCCGGCACGCGAGTGCGGACGAGAACGCTGCGCACCGCACCGGGCGTCATGTCGTAGAGGTGGATCACGACGTCGAAGCCGGGCGACTCCTCACGGTCGGTCTCGTCGACGGCGCTGAGCCAGTCGAAGTAGTCGAATCCTTCGCCGCGCTGCACCTGGATGGTCTCGATCCAGTCGCCGAGCTCGCAGTCGTGGCAAGGGGTTTCGGCGCTCATTCCGGCGGCTCCACGAGGTCGCGGGTCACCGCGCCGCGGAAGGTGCGGCGGCTGGCGTACGACCGGGTCGTGAGCTCCTCGGCGGCGATCTTGTCCTGCAGCCGCAGGATGCCCTGCAGCAGCGCCTCGGGCCGCGGCGGGCAGCCGGGGACGTAGACGTCGACGGGGATGAGCTGGTCGACGCCCTTGGTCACGGAGTAGGAGTCCCAGTACGGGCCGCCGGAGTTGGAGCACGCGCCGAACGAGATGACGTACTTGGGCTCGGGCATCTGGTCGTACAGGCGACGGATGGCCGGTGCCATCTTGTCGGTGACGGTGCCGGACACGACCATCAGATCGGCCTGGCGCGGTCCCGGCGCGAACGGGATCACACCGAGCCGGATGAAGTCGTGCCGAGCCATGGACGCCGCGATGAACTCGATCGCGCAGCAGGCGAGGCCGAAGTTGAAGACCCAGAGCGAGTAGCGGCGCCCCCAGTTGAGGACGAGCCGCATCGGCTTGGGCGCGGCGTTCTGCAGCGGCCCGACCTTGGGGGGTCGGCAGATCGACGGTCATGGCAGCCACCTCAGCAGGCCGCGCCGCGCGGCGTGCACGAGTCCAACCAGCAGGACGGCGATGAAGATGCCCATCTCAGCCAGGCTGGCCGCGCCGAGGTCGGCCTTGCGCAGGACCAGCGCCCACGGAAACAGGTAGACCGCGTCGACCGCGAAGATGACGTAGAGGAAGGCGAAGCCCAGATAGCGGACCTGGACCTGGCCCCAGTGCAGACCCACCGGATCGACGCCCGACTCGTAGGTCGTGAGGCGCACGGGGTTGGCCGAGACGGGCGAGAGCATGCGCCGCATGAGCATCGCGGCCAGGAACAGCACGATCCCGGCGATGCCCACCGCTGCTACGACGAGATAGCCCGCCACGTCTGCTTGCACCTGGGCAGCCTAACGAGCAGACACCCGAGGACGAAGCACACCGCCCCGACGTAGCTGACCAGCCGCGTGACCGTCCAGTCCCACGGCAGTGCGGCGGCGAAGTAGGTCAGGGTCGGTGCCACGCACAGCCACAGCCACCGCAGCCGCCCCGTGAGCGCCACCAAGGCGACGAGCAGCAGCGGGTACCAGGAGTAGTTCGGGGTCGTCAGCGCCAGATAGAGCCCCACCGCAGCCACCGCTGTCAGATCCGGGCGGTCCGGGTCCGCACGCCACCACAGCAGCACCAGACCGGCCGCCAGCAGGACCGGAGTGAGGATCGTCGCGATATCCGAGCCGACGAACAGCCCGACGACGAGGTACCGGCCGCCATCGGCGTACTCCTCCTCCCGCAGATAGCCGGGCAGGTAGCCGAGCACCTCCGGCCCGACCGCGAGCACGTGCGGCAGGTAACCAAGCGCCAGCACGGTGACCGCGCCCAGCACCATCCGCCACGGCCGCCGCCCGGCCATCACGAGGAGTAGCCCGGGGAACAGCTTCGTCGCTGCCGCAGCCCCGATGGCGAGACCGGCGGCGTACGGCCGGCGAGACCTCGCAGCGCCGACGGCAGCGAGGCACATCAGCACGGATAGCCAGTCGATGTGCGCGTTGTTGGTCGCCTCGACCGCGACGATCGGGCTCAGCGCCCACACCGCTACCGGCCACAGCGTCCGCCCTCGCCTCAGACGGAGCAGCAGGAGCGTCGAGCCGAGTACGCCGACCGCCGCCGCGATCTGCAACGGCAGGTGACCGTCGTGCCCGGATCCGAGGAGACGCATCCCTACGAAGGCCGCCTGCGCGACCGGCGGGTAGATGGTGTGCACGCTCGAACGGTTGATCTCGGTGCAGATCTCGCCGACCTGGTGCGCCGGGCACGGTCGCTCGGTCGGGAACGTGAAGTCGGTCCGCAGGTGGGCGACCTCGGGGTCGGCCGGCGCGTAGCGGTACGGATCGGTGCCGCTGAGCTGGACGTGCGCGTCCCACACGTAGCGGTAGTCGTCGTCACTGCTGGACGGGCCGGACGCGAGCGCCGCGATCTGGAGGACCGCGCAGCCGCCGAGCAGTACGCCGGTGAGCACCTTCCGCGACAGCGTCACCTTCCGCAGCGCCGCGAGCATCGCCAACGACACTGCGAACCCGGCCAGCTGCGCCCACACCTGGCGCGACGGGTCGTCGCTGGACCGGACGAACAGCAGCACCAGCGCCACTTGCACGACCAGCAGCACCAGCACGGGCAGCAGACGTCGGGTCACCATGCCAGAGTGCCGTGTCCAGGCAGCGAATTCGCCTGCCCGGCAACCTGTTCCGCAGTCTGTAAGGGTCGGATCGGGGGTTCCGGCATGACGATGGTCACGTGTTCGATCCCTTGACCAAGCTCTCCGAGTCGCCACCGCGGTGGTGGCCGTCCGCCGAGGCCGGTCAGCGCAACCCGTCGCTGACCGCGCGTCTCGGACGAGCCGTCGGCATCGCGTTCACGACCTGCTTCGTGACCGGTCTGATCAGCCACTACCACGCGAACGCCTGGGCCTGGCTGCCTCCGCCCGCCACCCCTGCGTGGGGCTATCGGCTCACGCAGGGGCTGCACGTCCTGACCGGAATCGCCACGATCCCACTGCTGCTGGCCAAGCTCTGGTCCGTGCAGCACAAGCTGCGTCAGTGGCCGCCCGCACGATCTGTCGCTCACGCAGTCGAGCGCGCGTCCGTAGGTCTGCTCGTCTCTGCGGCGCTGCTGGAGCTGACCACTGGCTTCCTCAACATCCTCCAGTTCTACCCGTGGCCATGGGATTTCATCGTCGTCCACTACGCCACCGCCTGGTTGCTCATCGGCGCGCTCATCCTGCACATCGCGATCCAGCTGCCGACGATCCGCGCAGGTCTGGCGACGCCGCTGCCGACCGCACGGGTGGCGTACGACGAGCTCACGCGCCGCGGGATCCTCACCACCGTGACGCTGTCTGTCGGGACGGTCGCCGCCACCACAGCCGGACAGGTCATCGGACCCCTCGCTCCGATCGCGGTCCTCGCGCCACGGCGGCCCGACCAGGCGCCCGACCAGGACCTGCCCGTGAACAAGACAGCAGCGGCAGCCGGGGTCGAGACGGCTGCCCGAGCACCGTCGTACGAGCTCAGCCTCGTCGGCGAGACGCAGCGCACCCTGTCCCTGGAACAGCTGGAATCGCTTCCACGACAACGACGTTCGCTGCCGATCGCCTGCGTTGAGGGCTGGAGTCGGCAGGCGGAGTGGGAAGGTCCGAGCCTCCTCGACCTCGTCCGCTCGGTGGGCGGCGACACCGACAGCGTCGTCACGCTCGTCTCGCTCGAGGACGGCGCGTACGCGCGGTCGGAGATCCGCGCCGGTCAGCTGCGCGAGGCGCTGCTGGCCACCCATCTGCACGGCGAGCGACTCAGCCTCGACCACGGCTACCCGGCACGCCTCATCGCACCAGATCGCCCGGGCGAGCAGCAGACCAAGTGGGTCACCAGGATCGAGGTTCAAGCATGAGGACCCGAATTTCATTGGGAGCGTTGGGGATCGGCGTTGCGGCATACGGCGCATGGCTTCTCCTCGACCATGCGGCCCGCACCAAGCCGCTGCTGTTCGTCGTCTGGCTCGCTGGAGCCGTCGTGGTCCACGACTTCGTCATCGCTCCGACGATCGAGGGCGTCGGACGGCTGATCGCACGAGTGCCGTTGGCACGCGGTCACATTCAGGCGGCGGCTGTTGCGGTCGGCCTGATCGGCAGCGTCGGTCTCGTCATCGCCTGCCGCGCACAGAGCGCACACGACCCGGCGCTGACACTCCTCCAGCAGGACTACGCGCGCAACCTCGCGGTGCTACTGGGCCTGGTCGTACTCGTGTCGGCCGCGTCGTACGCCGGCGGCCGCCTCCGCGGTCGCATCACGCGGCGGCGCGGCTGAGCGACAGGAAGTCGCGACCCTCGCTCGACCACTGCTCCTCGACGGTCAAGCCGCACTCGAGTGCCTGCTCGGCGAGCACATCCACGGAAGCCACGGCCCACCGGAACGTAGGGCCCTCCGCGCTGTCGGATGCGAACCGAGCCGTCAGCACCTCGTGCGTCCCCGGCACGTGAGACCCCGCCTCCACCACGATCCGGCCGGTGCTCGAGATCAGAGAGCGCAGCCGCGTCAGCAGTCCGCTCAGGTCGCCTCCGATGCCGGAGTTGCCGTCGAGCACGACGACCGTGCGCCACCGTCCTTCACCGGGCACCCGATCGAAGATGTCACGAGGCAGCGCCAGCGCGCCGCGGCGGACGGTCAGCTCAACCGCAACGTCGGCGATGTCGACCCCGAGCGCCGCAATCCCTTGCGCGGCAAGGGCACTCACGATCCGTCCCGGCCCGCACCCGACGTCGAGAACCGGTCCCACGCACCTGCCCAGCACCGTGCGATCAGCGTCGTCCGCCTCAGCGAGGTAGCGCGCGATGTCCAGCGGGAGCACCCGGCCGTCAGCAGTCGTCAGGCTCAGCGACCGCCGATCCCGCAGCGCACCTTCATAGGGCCCGAGGGCACCGGCGATCATGCGGTCGCCTCGCGCCACGCCCGCGCGAACCGCGTCGTCGGGGCCAGTGCCGCTACAGCGTCCGCGTCCGCAGGGGTGTCGACGTCGCGGATCTCAGACAGGTGCTGGACCCGCAGACCCGCGTCGTTCAGTCGCTCCAGCTGAGCCGCGCCGGTGCGATCGGTCGACATCGGGACGCCCTCCACCAGCTCAGGCGCCAGGCTGGAGTCGCTCAGCCCGAGCGCCCAGAAGCCGCCGTCCGTCGCCCGGCCCAGGCACGCGTCGTACGACGGCATCCCGTTGGCGAGGAGCCCTGCGGTCAGCTGGGGCGTGTCCATCCCGACGAGCAGCGCCGACCCCGTCGGCAGCTTGGCGAGTCCGGTGGCGATGCGGTGGTCGAGCCCTCCGTCGGTCTGCGGCACGACATCCCAACCCGACGGCAGCCACAGCCCAGGTCGGCCGGCGAGCAGCAGCACGTGGCGCTCCGCCGGAACCCGAGCGGCCTCGTCGAGCGTGTCCAGCAGGCTGGCCATCGCGACGCGCGCGGCGGCGTCCGGGGAGACGCGGCTGGTCAGCCGCGTCTTGACCCGACCCGGGACGGGCTCCTTGGCGATCACCACCATCGTCGTCAGCACCGGCCCAGCACCCCGGACATGTCGCGCATCGCCTGGGCGGTGCCGCGGACCGTCCCCGTGACCTTCGAGGTCCCGATGCGCGGGCGATAGGCGATGTCGCGCTCGACGACCCGCCAGCCCGCGCGGCCGGCGAGTACGAGCGTCTCCAGTGGATAGCCGCTGCGTCGGTCCTGCTGGTCGAGTGCGAGGAGGTCGGCGCGGCGGGCGATCCGCAGCGGGCTGACGTCGCGCACCGGGAGTCCGATCCGACGCAGCCGCCAGGCGAGCGCCGCATTGGCGAGGCGGGCGTACGACGGCCACGCACCTCGCGTGGTCGGCACCCGTCTCCCGACGGCCAGGTCGGCGCGGCCGGCCACCACCGGCGCTGCCAGCGTCATCAATCCGGTCAGGTCGATCGAGTCGTCGCAGTCACAGAAGGCCACCACGTCGCTGGTCGCGGCAAGCAGACCGGCATGGCACGCGGCGCCGTAACCCTTTGCGCCGCAATGGATCACGCTCGCGCCGAGCTGCTCCGCAACGAGAGCGCTGCCGTCGGTGCTGCCGTTGTCGACGACCAGTGCGCGAGCGCCTGGCGGGAGGCCCGCCAGGACACGCGGGATGGCCGCCGACTCGTCGAGGCACGGGAGGATCACATCGATCATGTCTCCAGGCTGGCCATCCCGGGTCACGCAGAGAAGGGCTCTGGCCCTTACAGAGTGCGGAACAGCCCTGTCAGCGCGACGAACTCGCCGACACCGGACCTACTCTGGAGACGTGTCCAGTG includes these proteins:
- a CDS encoding NADH-quinone oxidoreductase subunit A is translated as MQADVAGYLVVAAVGIAGIVLFLAAMLMRRMLSPVSANPVRLTTYESGVDPVGLHWGQVQVRYLGFAFLYVIFAVDAVYLFPWALVLRKADLGAASLAEMGIFIAVLLVGLVHAARRGLLRWLP
- the nuoH gene encoding NADH-quinone oxidoreductase subunit NuoH; the encoded protein is MGAALMSGSSMLMTDLWWFEIVLRAVIVLIGFLTLPLLVGQTEHKVMAHMQGRLGPMYAGGFHGWAQLIADGVKFTQKEDIVPAAADRGAFRWAPAVALVSYLLALAAVPLSPDMVGADVPASLLLVLAVSGIGTVGTLMAGWSSGNKYALIGAMRSAAQLVSYELPLILSCASFALAAGSLSLVGIAHAWTPLWLIWQLPGALVFLVAATAELQRPPFDMPVADSEVVMGPYTEYTGLRFAFFLLAEYAGIVVMSLLFAVLYLGGWTGPFDGALGWLWTLLKGFLIAVLIIWMRVSWPRLREDQLQRLAWLGLVPIALLQLAITAVGVVLTA
- a CDS encoding NADH-quinone oxidoreductase subunit C, giving the protein MSAETPCHDCELGDWIETIQVQRGEGFDYFDWLSAVDETDREESPGFDVVIHLYDMTPGAVRSVLVRTRVPDGSPVPSVTGMWRGAAWHERETHEMFGLEFTDFDDGTGLGMRPLLLPDGFVGTPLRKSFVLAARASKPWPGAKDPGESGDSPRKAPGRRKTLPPGVPDPSWGPR
- a CDS encoding molybdopterin-dependent oxidoreductase, translated to MFDPLTKLSESPPRWWPSAEAGQRNPSLTARLGRAVGIAFTTCFVTGLISHYHANAWAWLPPPATPAWGYRLTQGLHVLTGIATIPLLLAKLWSVQHKLRQWPPARSVAHAVERASVGLLVSAALLELTTGFLNILQFYPWPWDFIVVHYATAWLLIGALILHIAIQLPTIRAGLATPLPTARVAYDELTRRGILTTVTLSVGTVAATTAGQVIGPLAPIAVLAPRRPDQAPDQDLPVNKTAAAAGVETAARAPSYELSLVGETQRTLSLEQLESLPRQRRSLPIACVEGWSRQAEWEGPSLLDLVRSVGGDTDSVVTLVSLEDGAYARSEIRAGQLREALLATHLHGERLSLDHGYPARLIAPDRPGEQQTKWVTRIEVQA
- a CDS encoding glycosyltransferase family 2 protein; translation: MIDVILPCLDESAAIPRVLAGLPPGARALVVDNGSTDGSALVAEQLGASVIHCGAKGYGAACHAGLLAATSDVVAFCDCDDSIDLTGLMTLAAPVVAGRADLAVGRRVPTTRGAWPSYARLANAALAWRLRRIGLPVRDVSPLRIARRADLLALDQQDRRSGYPLETLVLAGRAGWRVVERDIAYRPRIGTSKVTGTVRGTAQAMRDMSGVLGRC
- a CDS encoding TIGR04282 family arsenosugar biosynthesis glycosyltransferase, which encodes MLTTMVVIAKEPVPGRVKTRLTSRVSPDAAARVAMASLLDTLDEAARVPAERHVLLLAGRPGLWLPSGWDVVPQTDGGLDHRIATGLAKLPTGSALLVGMDTPQLTAGLLANGMPSYDACLGRATDGGFWALGLSDSSLAPELVEGVPMSTDRTGAAQLERLNDAGLRVQHLSEIRDVDTPADADAVAALAPTTRFARAWREATA
- a CDS encoding glycosyltransferase 87 family protein, whose protein sequence is MTRRLLPVLVLLVVQVALVLLFVRSSDDPSRQVWAQLAGFAVSLAMLAALRKVTLSRKVLTGVLLGGCAVLQIAALASGPSSSDDDYRYVWDAHVQLSGTDPYRYAPADPEVAHLRTDFTFPTERPCPAHQVGEICTEINRSSVHTIYPPVAQAAFVGMRLLGSGHDGHLPLQIAAAVGVLGSTLLLLRLRRGRTLWPVAVWALSPIVAVEATNNAHIDWLSVLMCLAAVGAARSRRPYAAGLAIGAAAATKLFPGLLLVMAGRRPWRMVLGAVTVLALGYLPHVLAVGPEVLGYLPGYLREEEYADGGRYLVVGLFVGSDIATILTPVLLAAGLVLLWWRADPDRPDLTAVAAVGLYLALTTPNYSWYPLLLVALVALTGRLRWLWLCVAPTLTYFAAALPWDWTVTRLVSYVGAVCFVLGCLLVRLPRCKQTWRAISS
- a CDS encoding class I SAM-dependent methyltransferase: MIAGALGPYEGALRDRRSLSLTTADGRVLPLDIARYLAEADDADRTVLGRCVGPVLDVGCGPGRIVSALAAQGIAALGVDIADVAVELTVRRGALALPRDIFDRVPGEGRWRTVVVLDGNSGIGGDLSGLLTRLRSLISSTGRIVVEAGSHVPGTHEVLTARFASDSAEGPTFRWAVASVDVLAEQALECGLTVEEQWSSEGRDFLSLSRAAA